From a single Deltaproteobacteria bacterium genomic region:
- a CDS encoding exosortase/archaeosortase family protein yields the protein MERGIIRSPALKLFISYFAIWIVFYGSELISLNLGTLRGLLAFAIGALALKRQKHRSVLFGCLMFLTVPWENHLDVFLNDFLGQLTAFTAAVIVNATGLSVDVVQMHVPTLATENLQLHVTPLCAGLGPLLSFATLGLTLGLIFLEDPTQQKWLAIVTPFAGLLGNILRVAISTHAADLWLDRHPWAWDVAHDLIGYLCFVAIYAALWFFLKNVRNKESTAINPSP from the coding sequence ATGGAGCGAGGCATTATTAGGTCACCCGCGCTCAAACTATTTATCTCATACTTCGCTATTTGGATCGTTTTCTACGGGTCCGAGCTGATTTCACTCAATTTAGGTACTCTTCGCGGCCTGCTCGCCTTTGCGATCGGAGCGCTGGCTCTTAAACGTCAAAAACATCGATCCGTACTTTTTGGTTGCCTGATGTTCCTCACCGTTCCTTGGGAAAACCATCTAGACGTCTTCTTGAATGACTTTTTAGGACAACTCACTGCCTTTACAGCCGCCGTAATTGTCAATGCGACCGGACTCTCAGTCGACGTTGTGCAAATGCATGTTCCGACCCTCGCCACCGAAAATCTACAGCTCCACGTAACACCTTTGTGCGCCGGGCTGGGTCCCCTTTTAAGCTTTGCCACGCTCGGGCTTACTCTAGGACTCATCTTTCTCGAAGACCCTACGCAGCAAAAGTGGCTTGCCATCGTGACGCCTTTTGCTGGTTTACTGGGCAACATACTGCGCGTAGCCATCAGCACCCATGCCGCCGACCTCTGGTTGGACCGTCATCCATGGGCATGGGATGTGGCACACGATCTCATCGGCTACCTCTGCTTCGTCGCGATTTACGCAGCCCTTTGGTTTTTCCTGAAAAATGTTAGGAATAAAGAAAGCACGGCCATTAATCCAAGCCCATAA